Proteins encoded in a region of the Phacochoerus africanus isolate WHEZ1 chromosome 8, ROS_Pafr_v1, whole genome shotgun sequence genome:
- the ZBTB14 gene encoding zinc finger and BTB domain-containing protein 14, producing MEFFISMSETIKYNDDDHKTLFLKTLNEQRLEGEFCDIAIVVEDVKFRAHRCVLAACSTYFKKLFKKLEVDSSSVIEIDFLRSDIFEEVLNYMYTAKISVKKEDVNLMMSSGQILGIRFLDKLCSQKRDVSSPDENNGQSKSKYCLKINRPIGDTADAQDDDVEEIGDQDDSPSDDTVEGTPPSQEDGKSPTTTLRVQEAILKELGSEEVRKVNCYGQEVESMETPESKDLGSQTPQALTFNDGMSEVKDEQTPGWTTAASDMKFEYLLYGHHREQIACQACGKTFSDEGRLRKHEKLHTADRPFVCEMCTKGFTTQAHLKEHLKIHTGYKPYSCEVCGKSFIRAPDLKKHERVHSNERPFACHMCDKAFKHKSHLKDHERRHRGEKPFVCGSCTKAFAKASDLKRHENNMHSERKQVTPSAIQSETEQLQAAAMAAEAEQQLETIACS from the coding sequence gAGTTTTTCATCAGTATGTCTGAAACCATTAAATATAATGACGATGATCATAAAACTCTGTTTCTGAAAACGCTAAATGAACAGCGCCTGGAAGGAGAATTTTGCGACATCGCGATCGTGGTTGAGGATGTGAAGTTCAGAGCACACAGGTGTGTCCTTGCCGCGTGCAGCACCTACTTTAAAAAGCTTTTCAAGAAGCTTGAGGTCGATAGCTCTTCAGTAATAGAGATAGATTTTCTTCGTTCTGATATATTTGAAGAGGTCCTGAATTACATGTACACAGCAAAGATTTCTGTAAAAAAAGAAGATGTTAACTTAATGATGTCGTCAGGTCAGATTCTTGGTATCCGCTTTTTGGATAAACTCTGCTCTCAGAAGCGGGATGTGTCTAGTCCGGATGAGAACAACGGCCAGTCCAAGAGCAAGTACTGCCTCAAGATCAATCGCCCCATTGGAGATACTGCTGACGCTCAGGACGACGACGTGGAGGAGATCGGAGACCAGGATGACAGCCCTTCCGACGACACGGTAGAAGGCACCCCCCCAAGTCAGGAGGACGGCAAGTCACCCACGACGACGCTCCGGGTCCAGGAGGCGATCCTGAAAGAACTGGGGAGCGAGGAGGTGCGGAAAGTCAATTGCTACGGCCAGGAAGTAGAATCCATGGAGACCCCCGAGTCCAAGGATCTGGGGTCCCAGACCCCGCAAGCCTTAACCTTTAATGATGGAATGAGCGAGGTGAAGGACGAACAGACCCCCGGCTGGACCACAGCCGCCAGTGACATGAAGTTCGAGTACTTGCTCTATGGCCACCACCGGGAGCAGATCGCCTGCCAGGCCTGCGGGAAGACCTTCTCCGACGAGGGCCGGTTGAGGAAGCACGAGAAGCTGCACACGGCCGACCGGCCCTTCGTCTGCGAGATGTGCACCAAGGGCTTCACCACGCAGGCCCACCTGAAGGAGCACCTGAAGATCCACACGGGCTACAAGCCCTACAGCTGTGAGGTGTGCGGCAAGTCGTTCATCCGCGCCCCGGACTTGAAGAAGCACGAGCGGGTCCACAGCAACGAGAGGCCCTTCGCCTGCCACATGTGCGACAAGGCCTTCAAACACAAGTCGCACCTCAAGGACCATGAGCGCAGGCACCGGGGCGAGAAGCCCTTCGTGTGCGGCTCCTGCACCAAGGCCTTCGCCAAGGCGTCCGATCTGAAACGGCACGAGAACAATATGCACAGCGAGCGGAAGCAGGTCACCCCCAGCGCCATCCAGAGCGAGACGGAGCAGCTGCAGGCAGCGGCCATGGCCGCGGAGGCCGAGCAGCAGCTGGAGACCATTGCCTGCAGCTGA